The following are encoded in a window of Flavobacterium cupriresistens genomic DNA:
- a CDS encoding glycosyl hydrolase family 18 protein: protein MKNNYRRMPLKWTIILVLGVFNLSIAQKKVIAYIPNWIDLNAFSSSVQYGKLTHINIAFENPDANGYLTFNSGSNTIINAAHSQNVKVFVSLGGGAVSEGGAIRDNYFNLITPGNRTAFIQKIYDYVVAHNFDGVDMDLEGPAINGDYGGFVIALAAKLHANGKLISAALSEGYGGANVPTATFAAFDWINIMAYDATGPWAPNSPGQHSPYSMAVNQFNYWTGRGLPASKAIIGLPFYGYGFGASANQGISYANIVNQYPGAENVDQVGNTIYYNGIPTIKQKTTFAVQNAGGVMIWELSQDAVGSKSLLTAVNQVIVGSQPPGTGTLIQAENYSAMSGVQTEATTDTGGGLNVGYADTGDWMAYYNINFPTSGSYVIEYRVASAVSGARLSSDLSAGAIQLGAVNVPNTGGWQNWQTITQTVNVNAGTYNFGIYIQNSGVNLNWFRITKSGAALTAKTASQEKIESLTVYPNPTEEVLFFTAEVSEANVSVINAQDGATVSQQKATNNSIDVAGLKSGIYLILVEKDGIKTVRRFVKK, encoded by the coding sequence ATGAAAAACAACTACAGAAGAATGCCACTGAAATGGACCATCATTTTGGTACTTGGAGTTTTCAATCTTTCAATTGCTCAGAAAAAAGTAATTGCGTATATCCCCAACTGGATAGATCTGAACGCATTTTCGAGTAGCGTGCAGTACGGGAAATTAACACACATTAATATCGCATTCGAAAATCCGGATGCCAATGGTTATCTGACTTTCAATTCCGGAAGTAATACGATTATAAACGCTGCACATTCGCAAAATGTAAAAGTTTTTGTTTCCCTTGGAGGAGGTGCCGTTTCTGAAGGTGGTGCTATCCGTGATAATTATTTTAATCTCATCACACCCGGCAACAGAACGGCCTTTATTCAGAAAATCTACGATTATGTGGTGGCTCATAATTTTGATGGAGTCGACATGGATTTAGAAGGTCCGGCAATTAACGGGGATTATGGAGGTTTTGTAATTGCGCTGGCAGCTAAACTACATGCTAATGGTAAACTCATTTCAGCAGCGCTTTCAGAAGGGTATGGCGGAGCCAATGTACCTACTGCTACTTTTGCCGCTTTTGACTGGATAAATATCATGGCTTACGATGCGACGGGTCCATGGGCACCCAACAGCCCGGGGCAGCATTCTCCTTACAGCATGGCGGTTAATCAGTTTAATTATTGGACAGGAAGAGGATTACCGGCAAGTAAAGCTATAATCGGGCTGCCTTTTTATGGATATGGTTTTGGAGCTTCAGCCAATCAGGGAATCTCTTATGCAAATATTGTAAATCAATATCCGGGAGCCGAAAATGTGGATCAGGTTGGAAATACGATTTACTACAACGGAATTCCAACGATCAAACAAAAAACAACTTTTGCCGTTCAAAATGCCGGTGGAGTTATGATTTGGGAATTATCACAGGATGCAGTTGGTTCAAAATCATTATTGACAGCCGTAAATCAGGTAATTGTAGGTAGTCAGCCTCCGGGAACGGGAACTTTGATTCAGGCAGAAAATTATTCGGCTATGAGTGGCGTTCAAACCGAAGCTACTACAGATACGGGTGGAGGTTTAAATGTTGGTTATGCTGACACAGGAGATTGGATGGCCTATTACAACATCAATTTTCCGACATCAGGTTCTTATGTGATTGAGTACAGAGTAGCAAGTGCCGTTTCAGGAGCAAGATTATCGTCAGATTTGAGTGCAGGTGCGATTCAACTTGGAGCTGTTAATGTACCTAATACAGGAGGATGGCAAAACTGGCAAACCATCACGCAGACGGTTAACGTAAATGCCGGAACTTATAATTTCGGAATCTACATTCAAAATTCCGGTGTGAATTTAAATTGGTTCCGAATCACAAAATCGGGTGCTGCTTTAACGGCAAAAACGGCTTCTCAGGAAAAAATCGAAAGCCTGACTGTTTATCCAAATCCAACTGAAGAAGTACTTTTCTTTACGGCAGAGGTTTCAGAAGCCAACGTGAGTGTGATAAATGCACAGGATGGTGCTACAGTTTCACAACAAAAAGCCACTAACAACAGCATTGATGTTGCGGGTCTAAAAAGCGGAATCTATTTGATTTTAGTAGAAAAAGACGGAATCAAAACAGTAAGACGTTTTGTTAAAAAATAA
- a CDS encoding VOC family protein, which translates to MKLEHLQIITNNVAATAAFYQDILELSIIEKSTESVTVQAGNSVLKFIEDPEFDSIYHFAFNIPENKLDEAIEWCKNKVNIIPIEDEKVITNFENWNANAIYFYDNNGNLLEFIARHDLNNSQTAAFNSKSILNISEIGIVHHNPLELGTELETKYGLGFFTKNSNSAIFSAIGDDEGLLIIVKPNRNWYPTQTPSERNTTKVKVENNGAIINLQF; encoded by the coding sequence ATGAAATTAGAACACCTTCAGATTATAACAAATAATGTTGCTGCAACTGCTGCATTTTATCAGGACATCTTAGAACTTTCGATTATTGAAAAAAGCACTGAATCTGTTACTGTTCAGGCAGGAAATTCTGTTCTTAAATTCATTGAAGATCCCGAATTTGACTCTATCTATCATTTTGCATTTAATATACCTGAAAACAAACTTGACGAAGCCATTGAATGGTGTAAAAACAAAGTGAACATTATTCCGATTGAAGATGAAAAAGTAATTACAAACTTTGAAAATTGGAATGCCAACGCCATTTACTTTTACGATAATAATGGCAATTTATTGGAGTTTATCGCTAGACATGACCTCAACAATAGTCAGACCGCAGCATTCAATTCCAAATCTATTTTGAATATCAGTGAGATCGGGATAGTCCATCATAATCCGCTCGAATTAGGTACCGAATTAGAAACAAAATACGGCTTGGGTTTCTTTACAAAAAATTCTAATAGTGCCATTTTTTCTGCCATTGGTGATGATGAAGGTTTATTGATTATTGTAAAACCAAATCGGAATTGGTACCCCACTCAAACCCCATCAGAAAGGAATACAACTAAGGTAAAAGTAGAAAACAACGGAGCGATAATTAACCTCCAATTTTAG
- a CDS encoding family 16 glycosylhydrolase, which produces MNQKNSFFGRPPRSNCNYLKRCFIMALVALSPFLKLQAQCNTLVWADEFNGTTVDATKWQSISGNGCPTLCGFGNAEAQRYDPNQATIVKEGTNSYLNIEAKYEPSAAFPQQPYSSAKLTTEGKYSLKYGRVEARMKLSSGMGAWPAFWMLPAGVSNWPYTGEIDIMEAKHRNPKSVDGTIHYDGGGYHYTGRSYTSPTDLSTEFHVYAVEWGPNSIKWFIDGNLFHTATPNTTVNGGWPFNDNNFYIILNLAVGSLGTPYTSVNGAGVEPIPADFPSKLQVDYVRVYDGSFTHGVTGDAKVYHNETGKTYTLNAIAGASYNWTVPSGATITSGQGTNTITVNWGTTGGDIAAVATVSGCNATTYKLAVTTEVPLPVEKIHEDFQSNRNVLYPLKTGVLTEAVANPSATGVNTSALVGKYVRNASELYDVVNIKNLTITNANDYVYGRKKLSFDIYTSAPVGTKISMQLENSLVTTATNFPYGRHSGYKATTTVQNKWETIEFEFEKVIDANTSALAINTVVLLFESNSNSGATYYIDNLLTKAAPEKPIIATTVLQNYDGINTIIKGTTTGTYSVVANQGSNSVNASANVAKYVRNVTEQYDVLFFNTQNTIEDAGLLKNQTNKIMIDVYTSAPVGTVVSLNLENSATSLPANFPIGRNSNYVAITSKQNQWETLTFYYNSSPDEGTSNLAINQMVLLFNSGSYTSDTYYFDNIRIGSTKLPDTYTAGVVYEDYQTIHNITFRDAIGTYTANAANPNASGINTSSNVGKYVRKATELYDNFSFNSTLTNIGDFKSGTKKFAMDVYTSAPVGSVISWQAESSASIPSNYPVGRHSIYQAVVKQTNSWHTLVFSYASAPDASTLNSEVNRFVFLVEPGTNSGSTYYFDNIRSVNLVSTENPTATLPAPWISTDLGAVTPAGEATFSAGTFTVKGSGTDIWESSDQFQYVNQSITGDAEIIAKVNSLTNTSTYAKAGVMFRETLSPTSKHAMTDASAGAGIEFLSRDTTSGTTIFEGVGGAAPKWVRLVRLGNVFTSYTSDNGTTWTQIGTARTIAMANTIYVGMAVTSHANGTLGTGIFSDVLVRNIVPSTNTNLALGKTAVASTEENTTLSAAKTTDGDATATRWASSFANATEWIYVDLGSTYNINRVVLKWEAAFATQYKVQISADATFTENETVTTQTASDGGTDDLAVSGSGRYIRVLCTAKALAPYGYSLYEIEAYGAAAAAKKVAVTKDISPDREVTEVSIYPNPANEYIELSVPAKLTNKEVTIHDLAGNLVAKSRMDTAVEEKVIDISRLPKGIYILNFSSDQKSVTKKVIKK; this is translated from the coding sequence ATGAATCAAAAAAACTCTTTTTTCGGCCGACCACCGAGAAGCAATTGCAATTATCTGAAAAGGTGTTTTATTATGGCTCTGGTAGCCTTGTCCCCTTTTCTAAAACTACAGGCACAATGTAATACACTCGTTTGGGCAGACGAGTTTAACGGAACCACAGTAGACGCCACAAAATGGCAAAGTATTTCCGGAAACGGCTGTCCCACTCTCTGTGGCTTTGGGAACGCTGAAGCACAACGTTACGATCCAAATCAGGCGACTATTGTTAAAGAAGGAACAAACAGTTACCTTAATATTGAGGCGAAATATGAGCCCAGTGCAGCATTCCCGCAACAGCCCTATTCATCAGCAAAACTAACTACTGAGGGCAAATATTCTTTGAAATACGGAAGAGTGGAAGCCCGTATGAAATTATCTTCAGGTATGGGCGCATGGCCCGCATTCTGGATGTTGCCTGCCGGTGTATCCAATTGGCCGTATACTGGTGAAATTGATATTATGGAAGCGAAACACAGGAATCCAAAGTCTGTTGACGGAACCATTCATTATGACGGTGGAGGCTACCATTACACCGGTAGGAGTTACACTTCTCCAACAGATTTGTCTACAGAATTTCACGTATATGCTGTAGAATGGGGACCTAATAGTATTAAATGGTTTATTGATGGAAACTTATTTCATACAGCAACTCCAAACACCACTGTAAATGGCGGCTGGCCTTTTAATGATAATAATTTTTATATTATTTTGAATTTGGCTGTCGGTAGTTTAGGAACGCCATATACAAGCGTCAACGGAGCAGGAGTGGAGCCAATTCCGGCTGATTTTCCATCAAAATTGCAAGTTGATTATGTTCGTGTGTACGATGGAAGTTTTACGCATGGAGTAACCGGTGATGCAAAAGTATATCATAACGAAACAGGAAAAACCTATACGCTGAATGCGATTGCCGGAGCAAGTTACAATTGGACCGTACCATCCGGTGCGACGATTACTTCTGGGCAGGGAACCAATACGATTACAGTTAATTGGGGAACTACAGGAGGAGACATTGCCGCTGTGGCAACTGTTTCCGGTTGCAATGCCACAACCTATAAACTGGCCGTAACTACAGAAGTGCCTTTACCGGTTGAGAAAATCCACGAAGATTTTCAAAGCAATAGAAATGTGCTTTATCCGCTTAAGACGGGTGTTTTAACTGAAGCGGTAGCAAATCCGTCCGCTACGGGTGTAAATACCTCTGCTTTGGTTGGAAAATACGTTCGTAACGCTTCTGAATTGTATGATGTGGTAAACATTAAAAATCTAACCATTACCAATGCCAATGATTATGTTTATGGAAGAAAAAAACTCTCTTTTGATATTTATACTTCCGCTCCGGTGGGAACTAAAATTTCCATGCAACTCGAAAACAGTCTCGTAACAACGGCAACTAATTTTCCGTACGGAAGACATAGTGGTTACAAAGCGACTACAACCGTACAAAACAAATGGGAAACGATAGAATTTGAATTCGAAAAAGTAATTGATGCCAACACAAGTGCTTTGGCGATCAATACCGTTGTGCTTCTTTTTGAGTCCAATTCTAATTCGGGAGCGACCTATTATATTGATAATTTACTGACGAAAGCAGCTCCCGAAAAACCAATTATTGCCACAACGGTGCTGCAGAATTATGATGGCATTAATACAATTATAAAAGGAACAACGACCGGAACGTATTCGGTGGTAGCCAATCAGGGGTCTAATTCGGTTAACGCTTCCGCGAATGTGGCGAAGTACGTTAGAAATGTAACAGAGCAATACGATGTGTTGTTTTTTAATACGCAAAATACAATCGAAGATGCCGGTTTATTAAAAAATCAGACCAATAAAATCATGATTGATGTGTATACTTCGGCGCCGGTTGGGACTGTGGTGAGTTTAAATTTAGAGAATAGTGCAACCTCACTTCCTGCGAATTTTCCAATAGGAAGAAACAGTAATTATGTCGCCATAACATCCAAACAAAATCAATGGGAAACCTTGACATTTTATTACAATTCGAGCCCTGACGAAGGAACTTCTAATCTGGCAATTAACCAAATGGTGTTATTGTTTAACTCAGGATCTTACACGAGCGATACGTATTATTTTGACAATATCAGAATTGGTTCTACAAAATTACCGGATACGTATACTGCCGGAGTCGTTTATGAGGATTACCAAACCATACACAATATTACTTTTAGAGACGCAATTGGAACCTATACAGCCAATGCTGCAAATCCGAATGCAAGCGGAATCAATACATCCTCTAATGTTGGTAAATACGTAAGGAAAGCAACAGAGCTGTATGATAATTTTTCGTTTAATTCAACTTTGACCAATATTGGAGATTTCAAAAGCGGCACCAAAAAATTTGCAATGGATGTCTATACTTCGGCTCCGGTTGGATCTGTAATCTCGTGGCAGGCAGAAAGCAGTGCTTCGATTCCGTCTAATTATCCTGTGGGAAGACATAGCATTTATCAGGCCGTAGTAAAACAAACCAATAGCTGGCATACTTTGGTGTTCTCTTATGCAAGTGCACCCGATGCCTCTACTTTAAACAGCGAAGTAAATCGTTTCGTTTTCTTAGTAGAACCGGGAACGAATTCCGGAAGCACCTATTATTTTGATAACATCAGAAGTGTCAATTTAGTGAGCACCGAGAATCCAACGGCTACTTTACCTGCTCCGTGGATTAGTACTGATTTAGGGGCTGTGACTCCGGCTGGTGAAGCCACTTTTTCCGCCGGAACATTTACCGTAAAAGGATCCGGAACAGATATTTGGGAATCAAGTGATCAATTTCAGTATGTAAACCAATCCATAACAGGTGATGCCGAAATTATCGCGAAAGTAAATTCATTGACCAATACCAGTACGTATGCCAAAGCGGGCGTAATGTTCCGTGAAACGCTTTCACCGACTTCTAAACACGCTATGACTGATGCCAGTGCAGGAGCAGGAATAGAGTTTTTGTCAAGAGATACTACTTCCGGGACGACGATTTTTGAGGGTGTTGGAGGAGCAGCACCAAAATGGGTTCGTTTGGTAAGATTAGGTAATGTATTTACCTCATATACTTCAGATAACGGAACTACATGGACTCAGATTGGAACAGCAAGAACGATTGCAATGGCCAATACAATCTATGTGGGTATGGCGGTAACATCGCATGCAAATGGTACATTAGGAACTGGAATATTTAGTGATGTACTTGTTCGAAATATTGTTCCAAGTACCAATACCAATCTGGCTTTAGGGAAAACAGCAGTAGCTTCAACAGAAGAAAATACGACACTTTCAGCTGCCAAAACAACAGATGGAGACGCTACAGCAACAAGATGGGCGAGTTCTTTTGCAAATGCTACCGAATGGATTTATGTCGATTTAGGAAGTACTTACAACATCAATCGAGTGGTATTAAAATGGGAAGCTGCTTTCGCAACCCAATACAAAGTACAGATTTCTGCAGATGCTACTTTCACAGAAAATGAAACCGTTACTACACAAACAGCAAGCGACGGAGGAACCGATGATTTAGCCGTAAGCGGATCAGGAAGATACATTAGAGTTTTATGTACCGCAAAAGCGTTGGCACCTTACGGATATTCCTTGTACGAAATAGAAGCTTACGGAGCTGCGGCAGCGGCTAAAAAAGTTGCAGTTACTAAAGACATTTCTCCTGATAGGGAAGTAACTGAGGTATCCATTTATCCAAATCCAGCAAATGAGTATATCGAGCTTTCAGTTCCTGCGAAATTAACCAATAAAGAAGTTACGATTCATGACCTGGCAGGTAATCTGGTAGCAAAAAGCCGCATGGATACTGCGGTTGAAGAAAAGGTTATCGATATTAGCCGACTTCCAAAAGGAATCTACATTTTAAATTTTAGTTCCGATCAGAAAAGCGTTACTAAAAAAGTAATTAAAAAATAA
- a CDS encoding DUF3526 domain-containing protein, with protein MLVLLFKNFIRSKGTKIGLLFLLLIGIISLIIGQQFQSKQQNSITEAALYQKEHIARNAAFHKEEIGLLLYYIKFSLVNKTFPISSLAIGQRDVNPSVQSVTIRGLEAQKYDAELNNPANLLSGNIDFSFVLIYLFPLLIIAFSYNLISEEKESGTWKIVATQSQNTFLYILKLFQIRILSLLGLLTIVLFIAVLLLNIPLDKSFLVFYGLAILYLLFWFSICFYIVSLQKNSNFNAVILLTVWLFLIIILPAVINTYIVNKYPVPEALELTLKQRNAYHEKWDMDKKITLDKFYAHYPQFKNYPLPDSEFNWLWYYAMQQAGDDDSAQQSRELETKLEQRNKASQTIALFVPTLHTQIQLNEIAKSDLGNQLLFLKETKQFHEKLRLHFYPKIFDNTPVNQQKWDQFKVETFTDPSEIKFSKAFLPLLLFNLVLLFFGWMNFRNNRLHNF; from the coding sequence TAACAGAAGCAGCCCTTTATCAGAAAGAGCATATTGCCCGAAATGCCGCTTTTCATAAAGAGGAGATCGGACTTCTGCTTTATTATATTAAATTTTCTCTTGTCAATAAAACCTTTCCAATCAGTAGTCTCGCGATCGGACAACGCGATGTAAATCCGTCGGTTCAGAGTGTTACCATTCGTGGTTTGGAAGCGCAGAAATACGATGCTGAACTTAATAATCCTGCTAATTTATTATCCGGAAACATTGATTTCAGTTTTGTTTTGATTTATCTTTTTCCGCTATTGATTATCGCATTTTCATACAATCTGATTTCTGAAGAAAAAGAAAGCGGTACTTGGAAAATTGTAGCAACGCAGAGTCAAAACACTTTTTTATACATTTTAAAATTGTTTCAAATCAGAATCTTAAGTCTATTGGGGCTTCTAACAATTGTACTTTTTATAGCTGTTTTATTGTTGAATATTCCCCTTGACAAATCCTTTTTGGTTTTCTATGGTCTTGCCATTTTATACCTACTTTTTTGGTTTTCGATTTGTTTTTATATCGTTTCTCTTCAAAAGAATTCCAACTTTAATGCGGTTATTTTATTGACCGTCTGGCTGTTTCTTATTATTATTTTGCCGGCCGTAATCAATACTTATATTGTCAATAAATATCCGGTACCAGAGGCTCTGGAATTGACCTTAAAACAAAGAAATGCTTATCACGAAAAATGGGATATGGACAAAAAAATAACCTTGGACAAGTTCTATGCGCATTATCCTCAATTTAAAAATTATCCTTTACCCGATTCCGAATTTAACTGGCTTTGGTATTATGCAATGCAACAGGCGGGTGATGATGATTCGGCACAACAATCTAGAGAACTGGAAACAAAATTGGAACAACGAAATAAAGCCAGTCAGACAATTGCATTATTCGTTCCGACTTTGCATACCCAAATTCAATTGAATGAAATTGCGAAATCAGATTTAGGCAATCAACTTCTATTTTTAAAAGAAACCAAACAATTTCATGAAAAACTGCGTCTGCATTTTTATCCAAAAATATTTGATAATACTCCTGTAAATCAGCAAAAATGGGATCAGTTTAAAGTGGAGACTTTTACAGACCCATCAGAAATTAAATTCTCAAAAGCCTTCTTGCCTTTGTTGCTATTCAATTTAGTATTGCTGTTTTTTGGGTGGATGAATTTTAGGAACAACAGATTACATAACTTTTAA
- a CDS encoding beta-1,3-glucanase family protein produces MKRIKLYRISLLITLLLVFSNLMYGQGPIPFTISNTSTFNDNELYVAIVGIDYTTGNHVWVNAKTSQVLPMNSSYNTVTGPTIGGNTGPGQNSKYANCFTKLSEIPNKTFTLPQIAGCRVFISKGQQLYFYFFGASGAPSGYTSPNPLNATDPNQGILYEIIELTNNQYGFFGNPSRVDSYKYPMGLELFGANGYQKRVGELKKHADIVAAFKANVPSEFQGCVNDATGEITAPSKTPAFADGTGGTTVGPQANYLKSYIDAIWNKYKNEDLIFYAGDAGVFKGRVIGEQLEVVGQSGGFVGRTGRVQSRPTTQEALEGKGVLDRRLVDGDLDLVVQAQLTAAINRHVVNVTTTNPGQQNWYNASQFYQVNPTNHYSKFWHLPGISVDNLAYGFAYDDVADQSPSLHSPQPTKVIATFGGYAGTVPSVPATTDVITVYKDCNYTGFSGGLTIGDYNLARLNTLGVLNDDISSLKITQGFQAILYQDDNFTGTSTVINSDNSCLNTTWNDKVTSVRIIANGTTTLGNATYYLQNRNSGLNMDVWNASTAIGANVAQGAANNGNNQKFTFTHLGDGMYKIIVNHSGLSLDVNGFNKANGANVEQYPYNATTNQQFVLVSTGDGFYKIVARHSGRIVEVAGASTTNGANVQQWDNNNQTCGQWKLIPAPTLQTSVLIQAEDYSAMNGIQVEATTDTGGGSNVGYTETGDWIAYNSINFPTTGSYLIEYRVASAVTGGRLSSDLNGGTIVLGSVDIPNTGGWQNWQTVSQTVNVNAGTYNFGIYIQNTGMNINWIKITKVGAAAKTAVIKTTEEEPIATELSVYPSPAENTLFVTTTVNGQQVSIVDSQTGAVVSQQKISNNSMDVSRLKTGIYFVVLEKDGKKTVKRFIKK; encoded by the coding sequence ATGAAAAGAATTAAACTTTACCGAATTTCTTTGCTGATAACGCTGCTTTTGGTGTTCTCCAATTTAATGTACGGTCAGGGCCCGATTCCCTTTACCATAAGCAATACTTCTACTTTTAATGATAACGAGTTGTACGTAGCCATAGTCGGAATTGATTACACAACTGGAAATCATGTTTGGGTAAATGCCAAAACAAGTCAGGTTTTACCAATGAATTCGTCGTACAATACGGTTACAGGGCCAACAATTGGCGGAAATACCGGACCGGGACAAAACTCAAAATATGCCAACTGTTTTACAAAACTGAGTGAAATTCCAAACAAAACCTTCACTTTGCCACAAATTGCAGGTTGCCGTGTTTTTATTTCAAAAGGACAACAATTGTACTTTTATTTCTTTGGGGCGAGTGGCGCTCCATCAGGATATACTTCACCAAATCCGTTGAATGCAACAGATCCCAATCAGGGAATTTTATATGAAATCATCGAACTTACCAATAACCAATATGGTTTCTTTGGAAATCCGTCAAGAGTAGATTCGTATAAATATCCAATGGGATTGGAGTTGTTTGGCGCAAACGGTTATCAAAAACGTGTAGGGGAATTAAAGAAACATGCTGATATAGTGGCTGCTTTTAAAGCCAATGTACCGTCAGAATTTCAAGGTTGTGTCAATGATGCTACTGGTGAAATTACTGCACCCTCAAAAACACCTGCCTTTGCTGATGGAACCGGAGGAACTACAGTTGGACCTCAGGCGAATTATCTAAAATCATATATCGACGCAATCTGGAATAAATACAAAAACGAAGATTTGATCTTTTATGCTGGAGATGCCGGAGTTTTTAAAGGCAGAGTTATAGGAGAACAACTTGAGGTTGTCGGACAATCAGGAGGTTTTGTGGGCCGTACGGGACGTGTACAAAGCAGACCTACAACGCAGGAAGCTCTTGAAGGGAAAGGGGTATTAGACAGAAGATTGGTTGACGGAGATTTAGACCTTGTAGTTCAGGCACAGTTAACGGCTGCTATAAACAGACACGTTGTGAATGTTACCACAACAAATCCGGGACAGCAAAACTGGTACAATGCATCACAATTTTATCAGGTAAATCCAACGAATCATTATTCTAAATTTTGGCATTTGCCGGGCATTAGTGTAGACAATTTGGCTTACGGATTTGCTTATGATGATGTAGCAGATCAGTCGCCATCCCTTCATTCGCCTCAACCAACCAAGGTAATCGCAACTTTTGGAGGTTATGCCGGAACAGTTCCTTCAGTACCCGCAACGACAGATGTGATTACAGTTTATAAAGATTGTAACTATACCGGATTCTCAGGCGGACTGACCATTGGTGATTACAATTTAGCACGTTTAAACACACTTGGAGTTTTGAATGATGATATTTCATCGCTAAAAATCACACAAGGTTTTCAGGCTATTTTGTATCAGGATGATAATTTTACAGGAACTTCAACAGTAATTAATTCGGATAACTCTTGTCTGAATACAACCTGGAATGATAAAGTGACTTCGGTTAGAATTATAGCAAACGGAACTACAACTTTAGGAAACGCGACCTATTATTTGCAAAACAGAAACAGCGGACTTAATATGGACGTTTGGAATGCCAGTACGGCCATTGGTGCTAATGTTGCGCAAGGAGCTGCTAACAATGGAAACAATCAAAAATTCACCTTCACACACTTAGGGGATGGAATGTATAAAATTATAGTAAATCACAGTGGTTTGTCATTGGATGTAAATGGTTTTAATAAAGCAAATGGTGCCAATGTAGAGCAATATCCATACAATGCAACGACCAATCAACAGTTTGTTTTAGTTTCAACCGGTGACGGGTTTTATAAAATTGTGGCACGTCACAGCGGCAGAATTGTTGAGGTAGCGGGTGCCAGTACAACAAATGGAGCCAATGTACAGCAATGGGACAATAACAACCAGACTTGTGGACAGTGGAAACTAATTCCGGCGCCGACCTTGCAAACGTCCGTTTTAATTCAGGCTGAAGATTATTCGGCTATGAACGGAATTCAGGTAGAAGCTACAACCGATACCGGTGGAGGTTCTAATGTTGGTTATACAGAAACAGGTGACTGGATCGCTTACAACAGTATTAATTTTCCAACAACAGGTTCTTATTTAATCGAATACAGAGTAGCAAGTGCCGTAACAGGAGGCAGATTATCTTCGGATTTGAATGGCGGAACAATAGTGTTAGGGAGTGTTGATATTCCGAATACAGGAGGATGGCAAAACTGGCAAACGGTATCTCAGACCGTAAATGTAAATGCGGGTACTTATAACTTTGGGATATACATTCAAAATACCGGAATGAATATCAATTGGATTAAAATCACAAAAGTTGGTGCTGCTGCAAAAACAGCAGTAATAAAAACGACGGAGGAAGAACCGATTGCAACGGAACTAAGTGTTTATCCAAGTCCGGCAGAAAATACTCTTTTTGTTACCACTACAGTAAACGGACAGCAAGTTAGCATTGTAGATTCGCAAACAGGAGCTGTAGTTTCTCAGCAGAAAATCAGCAACAACAGTATGGATGTTTCCCGTTTAAAAACCGGAATTTATTTCGTGGTTTTGGAGAAAGACGGTAAGAAAACGGTAAAACGTTTTATCAAAAAATAA